The Gemmatimonadaceae bacterium genomic sequence GACGTGCCCGGAGAACAGGCCTGGCCGACGCAGCCCATTCCGCGACTGCCGGCGCCGTTCGCCCGCACCGGAATCAGCGAGGCGGACGCGGCGGACTTCACGCCCGCGATCCACCAAGCCGCGCTCGCCGCGTTGCGCAGGTACAGGCTCGGGCCATTGTTCACGCCGCCGTCGCTCGAGGGCACGGTGACCCTGCCTGGATCGATCGGTGGGGCCGGATGGGGTGGCGCGATGTTCGATCCCGCGTCGAACACGCTGTTCGTGAAGGCCACCAACTCGCCATCGGTCTGGAGGATCCTGGCCCGGCCGACGCCGTCCGACACCAACGACATGGAATACGCGGCGGATCTCGCGAACTCGTCCATCACCGTGCGACTCGGCGACGCTGCGCCGATCCCGGTGATCAAGCCCCCCTACGGCACGCTCACCGCCATCGACATGGCAACGGGGGCGCAGCGCTGGCAGGTTCCGCTGGGCGACACGCCGGGCGTTCGATCGCATCCCGCACTTCGCGGCGTGGCGATTCCACCCTACCTCGGCGTTGCTGGCGCGCCCGGTGGCGTGGTGACGGCGGGCGGTCTCGTGTTCATCACGGGAGGCGGGAGCGTGCTGTACGCCATCGATGTGCGCAACGGCACGGTCGCCTGGCAGGGGCAACTGGAGCAGGACGGGTACGCCAATCCCATGACCTACCGCACTCGTGCCGGGCGACAGTTTGTGGTGGTCGCCACCGGTGCAGGCGCCACGGCGCGCCTGGTGGCGTTCGCGATCGCGCAGGTTCCGGACGCGAGAGAGTGAGGCACGGATGAATGATGTTGGCGCCACCCTCCTGGCGATCACGCTCGGGCTCGGACTGGCGACCGCTGCCGGGCTTCGCGTGTTCGTACCGTTGCTCGGAGCGGGCCTGGCCGCGCGCTTCGGCCTGATTTCGCTGCACGACGGGTTTGCATGGCTCGGCGAGCCGCTGGCGCTCGTGGCGCTCGGGACCGCGGCCTTGCTGGAAGTCGTTGCGTATCACGTACCCTGGCTCGATCACGCCCTCGACACCGTCGCCACGCCGGCCGCGCTCGTCTCGGGCATCATGGCGAGCGCCGCGGTGGTCGCCGACGTACCTCCGCTGGTGCGATGGGCGATTGCGATCATCGGCGGAGGCGGCGTGGCAGGCGTGGTGCAGGGCCTCACCGTGGCGACGCGGATCAAGTCGACGGTCGCGACCGGTGGGCTGGGGAATCCGCTCGTGTCGACTGCTGAAACCCTCGGTGCGGTTGTCGTCGTAGTGATGGCCGTCTTCGTTCCCCTGGCGAGCCTTGCCCTCGTCGTGGCCACCGTGATCCTCACGTGGCGATGGCTGGGAAGGCTGGCGTGGCGGCGTCACGCACCCTAGGCGTCACCAACGCCCGGCAGCCACTCTCTCTCTCCGGAGTTGTTCTCATGGGCCTCATCTTCGCAGCGTTGGCCGGTCTCCTCGTGGGCGGACTCGCCCGGTTCTTCTTCCCGGGGACGCAGGAGATGGGCCTGTTCAAGACCATGTTGCTCGGCCTGTTCGGCGGCTTTCTCGCCGGCGTGCTCGGCCGGCTCACCGGGTGGTACGGCCCGGGTCAGGGCGCCGGGATCATTGCGAGCGTGCTCGGGGCGATGCTGATTCTCTTCCTCCTCGGGAAGCGGAACCGAGTCACCTGAACGACGAAGCGCCATGCGAGACGAGACACCGACATCCCCGTGGCAGCTGGTGGTCACGGGGATGTGGTTATTCGGGACGGTCGCCGGGGCACAGGCCCCGCGACAGACCGACGCGGACCACTACACGCGCTATGAACTCCTGGCGCCCGGCACGGCGAAGTTCCGCATCGTCTACGAGGTGTCGGCCACGACCTCCGGGGCCACGCGATACTTCAACCCCATCCGGCGCGGGAGCATCGCCACGGATGAACGGGTGACGGACCGCGCCACGGGCAGGCCGCTGCGCTTCTCCGTGGTCAAGGGATCCGAGGCGCGCGCCGGCGGCGTGCGCGGCGCCGACTCGACGATGGAATACATCGCGGTGGAACTCAGCCGGCCCGTCCCCGACAACGGGGAGCAACGCCTGCTCATCGACAAGACCTACGAAGATGCCCGGAGCTATATCGCCGGCGGTGACACGCTGGTCTTCACGCGCCCGTTAGGCATCCGGCGCAACGCCGTGGTCCTGCCGGCTGGTTACGAGCTGGTCGGTGTGAACTACCCGTCGCAGGTTCGGACCGAGACCGACGGTCGCGTCCGCGTGTCGTTCATGAACATCGGACCGTCGGAGGTTCCGTACGTGGTGCGCGGTCGGCGGCTCGCCGCTTCCAGGTCGGCCACGAGCTCCGGGCGAGCCGCAGCGCCTGCGCCCACGAGCCCGGTCGTGGCGGCCGCGCCAGCTCGCGGCAACGTGCTCGACGATCCGCGTCTCTCGGAGCGCGCACGGCAGGACCGCGAGATCGTGTACTTCCTGCAGTCGCCGGAAACGAGCGCGTTCGACCTGTACCACGACTACACCGAAACACGTCAGGGCGTCGGCACCTACCTCAACGTGGTGCGCGCCGGCTCGCGCGTGGCCAATCCCTCCGCGTACGTGCTCGACACGGGGGAGCGGCTCGTGACGCAGACGCTCAAGGGGGCACAGATCGCGCAGGCGCAGGTCGACATCGGCCAGGCGGTCACGCCCGAAACGGAAGTCGTCGTGATCCGGTTTCCACCACCCGGGGCCGGCGAGTCGGTTCGCCTGCGGATCGCCGAGACGTATACCGATCCGGCACGCTATCGTTTGGACGAGGGAGACTTGTTGGTGTGGGACCGCGCCTTTGGCCGACCGGTCAACGCGATGGTACTGCCGGCCGGGTGGTACGTGACCAACTGCTCGGTTCCAGCGGTGGTGACGCTCGAGCCCGACGGTCGCGTGCGACTCACGTTCGAGAACCCGCGTACCGACGAGGTGAGCGTCTTGTTGACGGGTCGCCGTCGCTGACGCGCTGCGCACTCGCGAGCGAACAGGTCGTCGCCGCCAGGCGTACCGCGGACGACCGGCGAACGGGTCGCGGTTGCTGACACGGCGCGGATGAACGCCGCAGGGGTCAGCGTTTTCCATTCGGTGGGTGCGGACAACCGTCGCAAGGGCTCGGCGTTTCCACACCGCGCGGACGAACGGCCGCGGCCCGCCGCGGGCGTGGCCCGGGCGACGTGCGCAGACCGCACGCCGCCGGGCCATCGGATCCGTGACTAGCGCCGACGCGGCTTGCCGCGCTGGGACAGGTCGAACTCGAACGTTTCTCCGTTCACCGTCACGACGGCGAACTGGGTGCCGTTGAACGTGATGGTGACCCCTCGTTCGACGAGTGAGCCATCGGGCCGCGTGGCAACGACGTGGCGGGTGATGGTGCCCGAGGTCGGCCAGCTCGTGGCGGTACGCGGTACCGGAATCATCACGGCATTGATGGTGCCCTTGCCGCGGATCGAATACGTACGCGTCTCACCGTCGCTCACGCGCACTCGGGTCGCGGTGGCCGAGTCCGTGCCGTTCCAGGTCATCGAGGTCTCGCGGCCGGCGAGTCCGCTGACCGTGAAATCACGCACCCGGTTCACGGTGGCGGTCCAGTGCGGGCGAGTGATCTCGCCGCTGATGACGGCGTGCATGGACACGCTGGCGGTGGTGAGCGAGTCGTAGGCGGGCTGGGTGACGCCCGCTGCATCCTTGTAGGTGCAAGTGCGTTCGACGTCCAGTCCGCCTCGGGCTTCGCGGTTGCACTCGAAGTGTCCGGGCCGCGCGAGAAGGCCGAGCCCGAAGGGGCCGGCGCCGGGGCCGCGCATCAGCTCGACGTCGGTCGCCGCGGCATCGGCCGCGATGGTAGCGACGTCGGCGCTGAGGACGGCGTCGGAACCGGTGATGGTGGTGGGGGCGTCAGTGCCGCAAGCCGCCAGGAGGGCAGCCGCGAGCACGCCCAGTGTGCGTGGGAATCGCATGGTCGGTGTCCGTTGTCAGTGATGGACGAGAAAGCGCGCGCGGCAGGTACCGCGGGCGGGCCGCCCGTGTCGACGCAACGATGCCGGCTGGGGAGAGTGTGTAGCCGCGACACCATGACCCGATGTGCGCTCGTACGCGCGCGCACCGATCACGCCCTTGTGACGTTCGTGCTCCCGGAGCTGTTAAGGCGACCTGCGTTCAGAGCTGGAAGTGCGCGCCGAGGCCCATGTATTGGATCTTCTCGCGGAAGAACTGTCCGTACGGCGACGGACCAGTGTAGCTCTCGAAGAGCAGGCTCCATCGGCGTGACGGCGGGTCGGCGCCGCGCGTGCGCTCGAACTCGATGCCGGCGCGAATCGAGATGCTCGGCTTCCAGTCCTGCTCCTGCGAAGCCTTGAGGTCGATCGCGGCCACGGGCCGCAGTCCCCCGGCCGTCCCCAGGGAGATGAGCGAGCGCGTGGTCCGCAACTCGGCACCGCCGTGCGCGACCACCGGTTCGAGGTCGTCCGGTGACCGATTGAACAGCCACTCGCCGCCACCGTACAGGCGCAGCAGCGGCCCTTCGATCGACAGGATGGCCTCCGCGGCTTCGAACGAGAGGTTCACGCGTCCGGAGTCTGCGGCACGGAGCAGGAACTCGTCGCCGAGGTGCGAACTCTGATGGTACACGCGAAGCCGCGTGGAGAACGCGTTGCGCCGAATGGTGAGCGGGACGCCGACAACATAGTCGGCGTTCAGCAGGTCGAACGATGGCGCGCCGAGGTCAAACTGTGCGAACACACCACCAGCGAGCGAGAGCTGTACCCCGTTGCCCGGCGTCGCGCCGTTCCAGCGGGCGATACCGAATTGGTCGGCGATGCCTACCGATCCGATGGTCGACAGGGAGTCGTTCTCGCCGATGGTTCGCTGATAGCTGAGGAACGAGTGCAGCCCCTTGGGGTCGGCGAGCAGCGGGCAGAAGACGTCACCGGAGGGCAGCCCAACGTAGCCGCTTCGTTCCGTCGACGGGATGCGCAGTCCACAGCGGTCGATGGCTGTGGACTGCGCCGCGAGGTTGCCGGCAATGAGTAGTTGGAGCGGGAGCAACCACTTCGCGCCGCCGAGCGTCATGGAATGATCGTGCCTTTTGGCTGGAACGGCGCACGCACCGCATCCGTCTTTGGCGCCTTCTCCTTTGACTTCGCCACCATCTTCTCGACCTCCTCCATGAGGCGCACGTTGTTCATGACGACGCCGTCCTTGATGGTATGCACGATGCCCTGTGTGCGAAACATCTTGCCGTCCTTGTCGAGCGCCAGGTCGCCGAACGAGTACAGATACTTGAGGTTGGCAGCGGGATTGCCGTCGACGAGGAGCAGGTCCGCCTTGTAGCCGGGGCGTACCAGCCCGAGTCCGGGCTCACCGAGGGTGATGGCGCTGTTGAGCGTGGCCGACTTGAGGACATCGAGCGTGCTCATCCCGGTTTCGCGCGTCAGCTGCAGCTCACGAATGGTCGAGAAGCCCGGGGTAGCCCAGATGTAGTTGTCGTCGGTACCGAACGCCACGCGGCCGCCCCGGCGGTTGAACTCGTTGATCATGTCGCCCCAGAGCCGGAACGCCTGCGTCCAGTTGTATTCGTCGTCGCTCGTCCAGTCGTAGTGGAAGGCCCCGTGCCAGGCCGGGTCCGGCAGGTTCCAGCCCCAGAGCGAGGCATGCGTGTACTTCGCGTGCCAGGGCAGCGACTCCGCGCGCAGTATGTCGCGGTTGGCTTCATAGACCACGCGGGTGGGCAGCAACGTGACGCCGCACTTGAGCATCGAGTCCACGACCGTGGTGAGCAGGCGTTCCTTGTTGGTGTAGGTCCACACGCGGCCGGCTTCGCGGAAGCGATCGTTTTCGTTGCCGTAGCTGTAGTTGCGCGGGAAGTCCTGTGACTGGTTGTCGAGCGCGGACTCGGCGTAGCCGTAGTGGTGTTCGATCATCGTGATGCCGGCGCACGCCGCCCGCACCGCATTGGTGACCGCGGTATTGGACGGCTGGAGGTGGAACGAGGTGATCATCCCGTTCTCCTTTGCCGCTTTCGCGATGGCTGTCACGAGTTCGAGCGACCAGCCTAACGGGTCCATCGAGATCACGCGGAGGCCCGCGCCCTTCATGGCCTTCACCACTTCGGGCGCCTTGGCGGGATTGTCGAGGTCGAGCCGCGAGAAGCCCGTGACGCCCGTACCGTAGCTCGTGAGCGGGTACATGCGCGGCGCGATGATGCTGTTCGCCTCGCTCTTCCGCGCTTCGTCCATCGCACTCTGGAACCCGCGATCGGCGGCATTGACCATGGTGGTCACGCCCATGGCGAGCTTGAGATAGTAGACGTACTCGATCTCCTCGGGCAGCGTGCGAAGGTGCGTGTGGAGGTCGATCATGCCGGGCATGACGTACTTTCCGGCGGCGTCGATGACGCGGTCACCGGTCAGGCGCTGTCCTGCTCCGCGGCGTTCGGCGCTCACCGGGTCGAACGGCACCATCTGCGTGATGGTGTTGCCTTCGATGAGGATGTCGTACGGACCGGCCGGCGGCCCGCCGTGACCCGGGATGACCATCGCGTTGCGAATGACGAGCCGGTTGTAGGGGCCGGCGGCAAGGTCGCCAAACTGGCGGGTGGTGATGTTGGCGGGCGTGGCGGGGCGCTGGGCAGCGAGCGGGAGGGCGAGGGCGAGGCTCGCGCAGGCGAGGGGGAGGCGACGCATGGGGCGATGGACGAAAGGAGGGGAGCCGGCCCGGGGTGGCCGCGCTCCTCATTCTAGAGCGCGGTACCGCGCCCTGTCGATTGCTCCGCCGACTCAGCCCACGTACACGGCGCTGCGGTACGAGGCATCGCCGTATCTCGCGCCCTTTCGGCACAAGGCGGACTCGCGCGTGCG encodes the following:
- a CDS encoding DUF1207 domain-containing protein, translated to MTLGGAKWLLPLQLLIAGNLAAQSTAIDRCGLRIPSTERSGYVGLPSGDVFCPLLADPKGLHSFLSYQRTIGENDSLSTIGSVGIADQFGIARWNGATPGNGVQLSLAGGVFAQFDLGAPSFDLLNADYVVGVPLTIRRNAFSTRLRVYHQSSHLGDEFLLRAADSGRVNLSFEAAEAILSIEGPLLRLYGGGEWLFNRSPDDLEPVVAHGGAELRTTRSLISLGTAGGLRPVAAIDLKASQEQDWKPSISIRAGIEFERTRGADPPSRRWSLLFESYTGPSPYGQFFREKIQYMGLGAHFQL
- a CDS encoding GlsB/YeaQ/YmgE family stress response membrane protein, with translation MGLIFAALAGLLVGGLARFFFPGTQEMGLFKTMLLGLFGGFLAGVLGRLTGWYGPGQGAGIIASVLGAMLILFLLGKRNRVT
- a CDS encoding DUF4126 domain-containing protein; protein product: MNDVGATLLAITLGLGLATAAGLRVFVPLLGAGLAARFGLISLHDGFAWLGEPLALVALGTAALLEVVAYHVPWLDHALDTVATPAALVSGIMASAAVVADVPPLVRWAIAIIGGGGVAGVVQGLTVATRIKSTVATGGLGNPLVSTAETLGAVVVVVMAVFVPLASLALVVATVILTWRWLGRLAWRRHAP
- a CDS encoding amidohydrolase family protein, whose protein sequence is MRRLPLACASLALALPLAAQRPATPANITTRQFGDLAAGPYNRLVIRNAMVIPGHGGPPAGPYDILIEGNTITQMVPFDPVSAERRGAGQRLTGDRVIDAAGKYVMPGMIDLHTHLRTLPEEIEYVYYLKLAMGVTTMVNAADRGFQSAMDEARKSEANSIIAPRMYPLTSYGTGVTGFSRLDLDNPAKAPEVVKAMKGAGLRVISMDPLGWSLELVTAIAKAAKENGMITSFHLQPSNTAVTNAVRAACAGITMIEHHYGYAESALDNQSQDFPRNYSYGNENDRFREAGRVWTYTNKERLLTTVVDSMLKCGVTLLPTRVVYEANRDILRAESLPWHAKYTHASLWGWNLPDPAWHGAFHYDWTSDDEYNWTQAFRLWGDMINEFNRRGGRVAFGTDDNYIWATPGFSTIRELQLTRETGMSTLDVLKSATLNSAITLGEPGLGLVRPGYKADLLLVDGNPAANLKYLYSFGDLALDKDGKMFRTQGIVHTIKDGVVMNNVRLMEEVEKMVAKSKEKAPKTDAVRAPFQPKGTIIP